The proteins below are encoded in one region of Tessaracoccus aquimaris:
- a CDS encoding PKD domain-containing protein, with translation MRKNLSPSWRHLIGFLAALLVALTGVVALDSPQTAAAVTLPGDPPTVSAEPLPTWQLDGVVWSTVVVGNTAYVTGEFSKARPPGEALGSPLSIDAKNIFAFDVRTGNPVTFNHALNGQGLIIRANQEGTRLYVGGDFTTVDNVARGHIAAFDLTQAGAPLTSFNARTDGQVRAFATIDQTVYAGGNFRSSNGLPRQLFAAYAADTGSLLSWAPNGGDSGFVWTMVAAPDKSRVIAGGSFSTLNGVSAYGMGSLDATTGATLPWAANQRLRASGANGAINGLSTDGTSIFGSGYAFGSGAEFEGTFAANPTTGAIESMNDCLGDTYETFPMGGVLYTVGHEHDCSQVDAYPDTNPRNRWQTASAERIGTTIGTYSTTDAYGWNFIGLPYTGIMQWFPTLAFGSYTSAGQAAWTVGGNGDYLVLAGEFPRVNGQAQQALTRFPKRGVGPTAKPVIAGSATPTPMPIGDGKVRVVFNAMYDRDDANLTYDVYRTTSATRVATIVRQGATFWQTPTLTFTDAGLTPGTQVRYQIRGRDADGNAQWSAWSGYVTVTGTTPSTFAAGVAALGASHHWRLGEGTGAPLLIDSVGDAHGTYSGATLGVSGAVTTESDTSVRLTATGQVRTSTQDSVSQAVTVEAWVNTTSSRGGRIIGMGSQPVGDSTTTDSVLYLDNSGRANFTVTDTARRTVTSRGAIRDGKWHHVVGVAGADGLQLFIDGIRVARDQRVQAPRFTGFWRLGADITRGFANQPSDKGLAGTLDEVAVYPKALTLAEIQARYTASGRTGAWGTRPADGYATAVLGDAPDLFWRLGESSGSVLDSSGSGNVGTVAGTVVRRQSGPVAGSYAATFNGSNATVVGQQGWASPGPFSAEIWFKTTTTRGGKLIGFGNTTSGLSSSTDRHVWMLNNGKLAFGTYAGVEQTLTSAQSYNDNQWHHVVATQGSSGMRLYVDGTEVGSNASAAAEPYLGYWRIGGDKVWSGATSNYFAGQLAEAAVYPSALSADAVRAHYVAAGGTAPNRAPTASFTTAKSYLGVSVDGNGSSDPDGPLAGYVWNFGDGATANGATATHTYAAAGTYQVSLTVTDPQGLSNTSTVPVTVAANVAPVAGFDAAVNQHSVAFDAASSTDSDGQIDHYAWAFGDGATGSGRGATHDYGAAGTFTVSLTVTDDQGATDTLTKTVVTVDAPNAAPTASFQATSDQLLASFDASASSDPDGTIVSYAWDFGDGSTGTGASPTHTYPDAGTYQVGLTVTDNKGATGQVTKALTITVTPAPVAVDAFERSQSGAWGSADAGGAWTIVNGAARFSVADGKGKMTLVNPGSGVTARLDAVSVDDTDLSFDVAMDKGATGSGNYVNAIGRNVAGAGFYSAKVRVLDTGAVQLILLRTMGTTETAITSQVMPGFTYTAGETLRVRLQVTGTGTTTLRVKVWRSTTEPTAWNLTATDTTAALQSAGASGSAAISPDRAATLRSPSRSTTFR, from the coding sequence ATGCGTAAGAACCTCTCGCCGTCGTGGCGACACCTGATCGGCTTCCTGGCCGCCCTGTTGGTGGCTCTCACGGGCGTCGTCGCCCTCGACAGCCCTCAGACGGCCGCCGCCGTGACCCTTCCGGGCGATCCGCCGACGGTGAGCGCCGAGCCGCTGCCCACCTGGCAGTTGGACGGCGTGGTGTGGAGCACCGTCGTGGTCGGAAACACCGCGTACGTGACCGGCGAGTTCTCGAAGGCGCGGCCTCCAGGCGAGGCGCTCGGCAGCCCACTGTCGATCGACGCGAAGAACATCTTCGCCTTCGACGTGCGCACCGGGAACCCCGTCACGTTCAACCACGCGCTCAACGGTCAGGGCCTGATCATCAGGGCCAATCAGGAGGGCACAAGGCTCTACGTCGGCGGCGACTTCACGACGGTCGACAACGTGGCCAGAGGCCACATCGCGGCGTTCGACCTCACGCAGGCAGGTGCGCCGTTGACATCGTTCAACGCCCGCACGGACGGTCAGGTCAGGGCCTTCGCCACGATCGACCAGACGGTGTACGCGGGCGGCAACTTCCGCTCGTCGAACGGCCTGCCGCGGCAACTGTTCGCCGCCTACGCAGCCGACACAGGCAGCCTGCTGTCCTGGGCGCCCAACGGGGGAGACAGTGGCTTCGTCTGGACGATGGTCGCGGCCCCCGACAAGTCGCGCGTGATCGCGGGCGGCTCGTTCTCGACGCTCAACGGGGTCAGCGCCTACGGCATGGGTTCGCTCGACGCGACCACAGGGGCGACGCTGCCGTGGGCCGCGAACCAGCGGCTGCGCGCCTCAGGCGCCAACGGAGCGATCAACGGCCTCTCCACCGACGGCACGTCGATCTTCGGGTCCGGCTACGCGTTCGGCTCCGGAGCAGAGTTCGAAGGGACCTTCGCCGCGAACCCCACCACCGGCGCCATCGAGTCGATGAACGACTGCCTCGGCGACACCTATGAGACGTTCCCGATGGGCGGCGTGCTCTACACCGTCGGCCATGAGCACGACTGCTCCCAGGTCGACGCGTACCCCGACACCAACCCGAGGAACAGGTGGCAGACGGCCAGCGCGGAGCGGATCGGCACGACCATCGGCACCTACAGCACCACCGACGCCTACGGCTGGAACTTCATCGGCCTTCCCTACACGGGCATCATGCAATGGTTCCCGACCCTGGCCTTCGGAAGCTACACCTCCGCCGGGCAGGCGGCCTGGACGGTCGGCGGAAACGGCGACTACCTGGTGCTCGCGGGCGAGTTCCCGCGCGTCAACGGGCAGGCGCAGCAGGCCCTCACCCGGTTCCCGAAGCGCGGCGTCGGGCCGACCGCCAAGCCGGTCATCGCGGGCAGCGCGACCCCGACACCCATGCCCATCGGCGACGGGAAGGTGCGCGTCGTGTTCAACGCCATGTACGACAGGGACGACGCCAACCTCACCTACGACGTCTACCGCACCACCAGCGCCACCCGGGTCGCGACCATCGTTCGGCAAGGCGCGACCTTCTGGCAGACGCCGACCCTCACCTTCACCGACGCCGGGCTGACGCCCGGCACGCAGGTCCGCTACCAGATCCGAGGAAGGGACGCCGACGGCAACGCGCAGTGGTCCGCCTGGTCGGGGTACGTCACCGTCACCGGCACCACGCCCTCCACCTTCGCGGCGGGCGTCGCGGCGCTCGGGGCGAGCCATCACTGGAGGCTCGGTGAGGGCACCGGGGCGCCGCTGCTGATCGACTCGGTCGGCGACGCCCACGGCACCTACTCCGGAGCAACGCTCGGCGTCTCCGGCGCCGTCACCACCGAGTCCGACACATCGGTCAGGCTGACCGCTACCGGGCAGGTGCGCACCAGCACTCAGGACTCGGTCAGCCAGGCGGTCACGGTCGAGGCGTGGGTCAACACCACGAGCAGTCGAGGTGGCCGGATCATCGGCATGGGGAGCCAGCCGGTGGGTGACTCCACGACAACCGACTCGGTGCTCTACCTGGACAACTCGGGGCGGGCGAACTTCACGGTCACCGATACCGCGCGCCGCACCGTCACGTCGCGTGGCGCGATCCGCGACGGCAAATGGCACCATGTCGTCGGCGTTGCGGGCGCGGACGGGCTGCAACTCTTCATCGACGGCATTCGGGTGGCCCGCGACCAGCGCGTCCAGGCGCCTCGGTTCACCGGCTTCTGGCGGCTCGGCGCCGACATCACCAGGGGCTTCGCCAACCAGCCGAGCGATAAGGGCCTGGCAGGCACCCTCGACGAGGTCGCCGTCTATCCGAAGGCTCTGACCCTTGCCGAGATCCAGGCGCGGTACACGGCGAGCGGCCGCACCGGTGCCTGGGGCACCCGACCGGCCGACGGATATGCCACCGCTGTGCTCGGCGACGCCCCCGACCTGTTCTGGCGCCTGGGTGAGTCCTCCGGCAGCGTGCTTGACTCGTCCGGCTCGGGCAACGTCGGCACGGTGGCGGGCACGGTCGTCCGCAGGCAGAGCGGCCCCGTCGCTGGCAGTTACGCCGCGACCTTCAACGGCAGCAACGCCACCGTCGTGGGGCAGCAGGGCTGGGCAAGCCCTGGGCCGTTCTCCGCCGAGATCTGGTTCAAGACCACCACCACGCGCGGCGGCAAACTGATCGGCTTCGGCAACACGACAAGCGGTCTCAGTTCGTCCACCGACCGACATGTCTGGATGCTGAACAACGGAAAGCTGGCGTTCGGCACCTACGCCGGCGTCGAACAGACCCTGACCTCGGCGCAGAGCTACAACGACAACCAGTGGCACCACGTGGTCGCCACGCAGGGCTCCTCCGGGATGCGGCTCTACGTCGACGGGACGGAGGTCGGCAGCAACGCGAGCGCCGCCGCGGAACCCTATCTCGGCTACTGGAGGATCGGCGGCGACAAGGTGTGGTCCGGCGCGACCAGCAACTACTTCGCGGGGCAACTCGCGGAGGCCGCCGTGTACCCGTCCGCGCTGAGCGCCGACGCGGTGCGCGCCCACTACGTGGCGGCCGGAGGCACCGCTCCCAACAGGGCGCCGACCGCCTCGTTCACCACCGCGAAGTCGTACCTCGGCGTCTCCGTCGACGGCAACGGCTCCTCTGACCCGGACGGCCCGCTCGCGGGCTACGTCTGGAACTTCGGCGACGGCGCGACCGCGAACGGCGCGACGGCCACCCACACCTACGCCGCCGCAGGCACGTACCAGGTGTCCCTGACCGTCACCGACCCGCAGGGACTCAGCAACACCTCGACGGTGCCTGTCACCGTCGCGGCAAATGTCGCTCCCGTTGCGGGCTTCGACGCCGCCGTCAACCAGCACAGCGTCGCCTTCGACGCCGCCTCATCCACTGACTCCGACGGCCAGATCGACCACTACGCGTGGGCATTCGGCGACGGTGCCACCGGTTCCGGACGCGGTGCCACGCACGACTACGGCGCGGCCGGCACGTTCACCGTCAGCCTGACTGTCACCGACGACCAGGGCGCGACCGACACCCTCACCAAGACCGTCGTCACCGTCGATGCGCCCAACGCCGCCCCGACGGCGTCGTTCCAGGCAACGAGCGACCAACTCCTCGCCTCGTTCGACGCCTCCGCCTCGAGCGACCCGGACGGCACCATCGTGTCCTACGCATGGGACTTCGGTGACGGGTCAACAGGCACCGGCGCGAGCCCCACGCACACCTACCCGGACGCAGGCACCTACCAGGTGGGCCTGACGGTCACCGACAACAAGGGGGCGACGGGTCAGGTCACCAAGGCCTTGACCATCACCGTGACACCGGCCCCCGTCGCCGTGGACGCGTTCGAGCGCAGCCAGAGCGGCGCGTGGGGTAGCGCGGACGCTGGAGGCGCCTGGACGATCGTCAACGGCGCCGCCCGATTCTCCGTTGCCGACGGCAAGGGAAAGATGACGCTCGTCAACCCCGGCAGCGGCGTCACGGCGCGGCTCGACGCGGTCAGCGTCGACGATACCGACCTCAGCTTCGACGTCGCCATGGACAAGGGAGCCACCGGGTCCGGCAACTATGTCAATGCCATCGGCCGCAATGTCGCGGGCGCGGGCTTCTACAGCGCAAAGGTCAGGGTCCTGGACACCGGCGCCGTGCAACTCATCCTGCTCAGGACCATGGGAACCACCGAGACGGCCATCACCAGCCAAGTGATGCCGGGCTTCACATATACGGCGGGTGAGACGCTCAGGGTGCGGCTCCAGGTCACCGGCACCGGCACCACGACGCTGCGCGTCAAGGTATGGCGCTCGACCACCGAACCGACCGCCTGGAACCTCACCGCCACCGACACCACCGCAGCGCTCCAGAGCGCCGGGGCATCGGGCTCGGCAGCTATCTCTCCGGATCGAGCAGCAACGCTCCGATCACCTTCTCGTTCGACAACCTTTCGCTGA
- a CDS encoding LamG-like jellyroll fold domain-containing protein, with the protein MRTSHRRATALVTGLTMLWTGLITTAPATAAPAPIQPQPATSVTADALPTVQINGVVWSTDMAGSKVYSGGSFTRARPAGASLGVNETVRNNLLAFDVTTGNLDTSFAPDLNGQVLDVAVSPDKTRVYVVGDFTTANGQARRRVAAYSTATGQLITSFNPVGVNSRARAVAATNDTVFVGGGFAGAGNTGRTNLAAFRASDGALLPWNPTAERAVWALAVSPDGANVFAAGQFTTINSQPAYGLAKINATTGALDPSWAPIVRNGGDDAAVGSLRAQGDQLYGTTWHFGPGGNLEGTFKVPMSTGKVAWVTDCHGDAYDAVQLQGTVYVATHAHYCGNMGGGHPQYSSWRFQHAQAWSDTVTDEILNEVHGYPNWHGQAQGPAMVNWLPTLAMGSYTGQYQAGWSLTGNDNFLVFAGEFPRVNGTAQQGLVRFGKRPVAPGTQGPQFDGGVFRPEAIARGTGSARVTWQAGYDRDDLNLTYRLYRGGTLVNTQNAASNWWTLPALGYVDTGLTPGSTYQYRVTASDPGGNTVSSATISYTHSNAASPNAYAQSVAAAGASLYWPLNDARTATPMTIRDRAGFNDAVADTDVTAGQPGAIAGDAAMSFGTAQPAEAWGRAYAKGTQYAPDTFSVQAWIRTDTTQGGRIVGFGDLQQGDSGHHDRHVYLTSDGRVVFGVRATDGSNRTVASGASFNDNQWHMITATMSPKGMELYVDGVRVGRRTDTTQGETYLGYWRLQGDTLGGWASRPARDNYVGGIDEVAVYPTALTQDTIVAQYAASGRTAVIPSAPADAYGAAVYADDPDLFWRLEESAGTTANDSGRSLNPGTYRSGVSQGATGVLTGTKAAQFDGSDDVVFSNAQFSNPTQYSTEAWFKTTTTSGGKIIGFGNAQQGQSSNYDRHVYMLDNGHLVFGVWTGTMNTIETATAFNDGGWHHVVATQSGAGMRLYVDGDLQGTNQQAESQPYDGYWRVGGDTRWGGSSDYFNGVIDEVAVYSGALSASRVAAHYAAAGGVVNQAPSAEFVTNIQERRVTFAGTGTDPDGTIASYAWDFGDGQSSAEQNPTHVFTADGKFSVKLTVTDNRGATGSVTHDVTVAAAGLPTDAYGAAVIADGPRLYWRLGESSGTVANDASGGHSTGEIVGAPTLGRPGAIQNPNTAILFDGDGKYVTSSDSFVNPQVYSNEAWFRTTSTTGGKVMGFGCSYQSPSNCYDRHIYLQPDGKVVFGTYTGATNTITTDATYNDGQWHHVVATQSSAGLRLYLDGQLAGTNPATAAEGYTGYLHVGGDNTWGSDPWFDGEIDEVAFYLTALSEQRVAAHYTAGMPQPNQPPVPSFTLTQNLLSVSVDASGSSDPDGSIASYAWDFGDGATGSGATATHAYAAAGTYTVALTVTDDKGVSRQKSQSVTVQAANVGPTAAFTSTLNDRALSVDAAASHDPDGTIASYAWDFGDGATGSGAQASHTYTSSGTFEVTLTVTDDRGATDVAKESIVVAAPTVIASDAFQRTVANGWGNADVGGTWTRSGAAANFAVAPGKASIAMAAGSGPSAYLNGVSARDVDLTATLSYDKPGTGGGAYASFIVRANGTSDYRTTIRMTATAVTADLRRKVAGAETVLGTATIPGGALAANQSLNIRLQAVGANATTLRVKVWRTGTAEPTAWTLSFSDSSAGLQQAGSVGIYSYLSGSATNGPIKAQFGALSVTPA; encoded by the coding sequence ATGCGAACATCCCACCGACGGGCCACTGCGCTCGTCACCGGCCTCACAATGCTGTGGACCGGGCTCATCACGACCGCCCCCGCCACCGCCGCTCCGGCGCCCATCCAGCCGCAACCCGCGACCAGTGTCACCGCAGACGCGCTCCCGACGGTGCAGATCAACGGCGTCGTCTGGTCGACCGACATGGCGGGCAGCAAGGTCTACTCGGGTGGCTCCTTCACCCGGGCCCGCCCCGCAGGCGCCTCGCTCGGCGTCAACGAGACGGTGCGCAACAACCTGCTCGCCTTCGACGTCACCACCGGCAACCTCGACACGAGCTTCGCGCCCGACCTCAACGGCCAGGTGCTCGACGTCGCGGTATCCCCGGACAAGACGCGCGTCTACGTCGTCGGCGACTTCACCACGGCCAACGGGCAGGCGCGACGCAGGGTCGCCGCGTACAGCACCGCCACGGGCCAGCTCATCACGTCGTTCAACCCCGTGGGCGTGAACTCGAGGGCGCGCGCCGTCGCCGCGACCAACGACACCGTCTTCGTCGGAGGCGGGTTCGCGGGCGCGGGCAACACCGGCCGCACGAACCTTGCGGCGTTCCGGGCCTCCGACGGGGCGCTGCTGCCCTGGAACCCGACCGCCGAGCGCGCCGTGTGGGCGCTCGCCGTCAGCCCCGACGGCGCCAACGTCTTCGCGGCGGGCCAGTTCACCACGATCAACAGCCAGCCCGCCTATGGCCTGGCCAAGATCAACGCCACCACGGGCGCTCTCGACCCCAGTTGGGCACCCATCGTGCGCAACGGCGGCGACGACGCCGCGGTCGGTAGCCTGCGGGCTCAGGGCGACCAGCTCTACGGCACCACGTGGCACTTCGGCCCCGGAGGCAACCTCGAAGGGACCTTCAAGGTGCCGATGTCGACCGGCAAGGTGGCATGGGTCACCGACTGCCACGGCGACGCCTATGACGCGGTCCAACTCCAGGGCACCGTCTACGTCGCGACCCACGCCCACTACTGCGGCAACATGGGCGGTGGGCATCCCCAGTACTCAAGTTGGCGGTTCCAGCACGCGCAGGCATGGAGCGACACCGTCACGGACGAGATCCTCAACGAGGTTCACGGCTACCCGAACTGGCACGGCCAGGCCCAGGGACCCGCGATGGTCAACTGGCTGCCGACGCTCGCCATGGGCAGCTACACCGGCCAGTACCAGGCAGGCTGGAGCCTGACGGGCAACGACAACTTCCTCGTCTTCGCGGGCGAGTTCCCGCGGGTCAACGGCACGGCCCAGCAGGGCCTGGTGCGCTTCGGTAAGCGGCCCGTGGCGCCCGGAACCCAGGGCCCGCAGTTCGACGGTGGCGTGTTCCGCCCCGAGGCCATCGCCCGCGGCACAGGAAGCGCCCGCGTCACCTGGCAGGCAGGCTACGACCGCGACGACCTCAACCTCACGTACCGCCTGTACCGCGGCGGCACCCTGGTCAACACGCAGAACGCCGCCTCCAACTGGTGGACGCTCCCCGCGCTCGGCTACGTCGACACCGGCCTCACGCCCGGCAGCACGTACCAGTACCGCGTGACCGCCTCCGACCCGGGAGGCAACACCGTCTCCTCGGCGACCATCAGTTACACCCACTCCAACGCCGCCTCCCCGAACGCCTACGCACAGTCGGTCGCCGCGGCCGGGGCGAGCCTCTACTGGCCCCTCAACGACGCCAGAACCGCCACCCCGATGACCATCCGAGACCGCGCCGGGTTCAACGACGCCGTCGCGGACACCGACGTGACGGCCGGTCAGCCCGGCGCCATCGCGGGCGACGCCGCCATGAGTTTCGGCACCGCGCAGCCCGCCGAGGCCTGGGGGCGCGCATACGCGAAGGGCACCCAGTACGCGCCCGACACGTTCTCCGTGCAGGCCTGGATCAGGACCGACACCACCCAGGGCGGCCGGATCGTCGGGTTCGGCGACCTGCAGCAGGGCGACTCCGGCCACCATGACAGGCACGTCTACCTGACAAGCGACGGCCGCGTCGTGTTCGGAGTGCGCGCCACCGACGGATCCAACCGGACCGTGGCAAGCGGCGCGTCCTTCAACGACAACCAGTGGCACATGATCACCGCGACCATGAGCCCGAAGGGCATGGAACTCTACGTCGACGGAGTGCGCGTCGGCAGGCGCACCGACACCACCCAGGGAGAGACCTACCTCGGCTACTGGCGCCTGCAGGGCGACACGCTCGGCGGCTGGGCCTCGCGCCCGGCGAGGGACAACTATGTAGGCGGCATCGACGAGGTCGCCGTCTACCCGACCGCGCTGACCCAGGACACCATCGTCGCCCAGTACGCGGCAAGCGGTCGAACGGCCGTGATCCCCAGCGCGCCGGCCGACGCCTACGGTGCAGCGGTCTACGCCGACGATCCCGACCTGTTCTGGCGCCTCGAGGAGAGCGCAGGGACAACCGCAAACGACTCGGGCAGGTCGCTGAACCCCGGCACCTACCGCAGCGGCGTCAGCCAAGGTGCCACCGGCGTGCTGACCGGCACGAAGGCGGCGCAGTTCGACGGCTCCGACGATGTCGTGTTCTCCAATGCGCAGTTCTCCAACCCGACCCAGTACTCCACCGAGGCGTGGTTCAAGACGACCACGACCTCCGGCGGCAAGATCATCGGGTTCGGCAACGCGCAGCAGGGCCAGTCGTCCAACTACGACCGGCACGTCTACATGCTCGACAACGGCCACCTCGTCTTCGGGGTGTGGACCGGGACGATGAACACCATCGAGACAGCCACCGCGTTCAACGACGGCGGCTGGCACCACGTGGTCGCGACCCAGTCCGGCGCGGGCATGAGACTCTATGTCGACGGCGACCTGCAGGGCACCAACCAGCAGGCCGAGTCCCAGCCATACGACGGCTACTGGCGCGTCGGCGGCGACACGCGGTGGGGCGGGTCCAGCGACTACTTCAACGGCGTGATCGACGAGGTCGCCGTCTACAGCGGAGCCCTCTCCGCCTCGCGGGTGGCCGCCCACTACGCGGCCGCGGGAGGCGTCGTGAACCAGGCGCCGAGCGCCGAGTTCGTGACGAACATCCAGGAGCGGCGCGTCACCTTCGCAGGCACGGGAACCGACCCCGACGGCACCATCGCGTCCTACGCGTGGGACTTCGGCGACGGCCAATCCTCCGCTGAGCAGAACCCGACCCACGTGTTCACCGCGGACGGGAAGTTCAGCGTCAAGCTGACCGTCACCGACAACCGTGGGGCCACTGGCAGCGTCACCCACGACGTCACGGTGGCGGCGGCGGGGCTTCCGACGGACGCCTACGGCGCGGCGGTGATAGCCGACGGGCCCAGGCTGTACTGGCGACTGGGAGAGAGCAGCGGCACCGTCGCCAACGACGCGAGCGGCGGGCACAGCACCGGCGAGATCGTCGGGGCCCCGACGCTCGGCAGGCCGGGCGCGATCCAGAACCCGAACACCGCCATCCTGTTCGACGGCGACGGCAAGTACGTGACGTCGTCGGACTCCTTCGTGAACCCTCAGGTCTACAGCAACGAGGCCTGGTTCAGGACCACCTCCACGACAGGCGGCAAGGTGATGGGCTTCGGCTGCAGTTACCAGAGCCCGTCCAACTGCTACGACAGGCACATCTACCTGCAGCCCGACGGCAAGGTCGTGTTCGGCACCTACACCGGCGCCACGAACACCATCACGACCGACGCCACCTACAACGACGGCCAGTGGCACCACGTCGTGGCGACCCAGTCGTCGGCCGGGCTGCGTCTCTACCTCGACGGGCAACTCGCGGGCACGAACCCCGCGACGGCGGCCGAGGGGTACACCGGATACCTGCACGTCGGCGGCGACAACACCTGGGGCTCCGATCCCTGGTTCGACGGCGAGATCGACGAGGTGGCGTTCTACCTCACGGCCCTGAGCGAGCAGCGGGTCGCGGCCCACTACACGGCGGGCATGCCGCAGCCGAACCAGCCGCCGGTGCCCTCGTTCACGCTCACGCAGAACCTGCTGAGCGTGAGCGTCGACGCGAGCGGCTCCTCCGACCCCGACGGCAGCATCGCCTCCTACGCGTGGGACTTCGGCGACGGAGCCACAGGCAGCGGCGCGACGGCGACCCACGCCTACGCCGCGGCAGGCACCTACACCGTCGCCCTCACCGTCACCGACGACAAGGGCGTGAGCAGGCAGAAGTCGCAGTCCGTGACCGTCCAGGCGGCCAACGTCGGGCCGACCGCCGCGTTCACGTCGACGCTCAACGACCGCGCGCTGAGCGTGGACGCCGCCGCCTCCCACGATCCGGACGGCACCATCGCCTCCTACGCGTGGGACTTCGGTGATGGGGCCACCGGTAGCGGGGCGCAGGCCAGCCACACGTACACGTCGTCGGGTACCTTCGAGGTCACCCTGACGGTGACCGATGACAGGGGCGCCACCGACGTGGCCAAGGAGTCGATCGTCGTCGCGGCGCCCACCGTGATCGCCTCGGATGCGTTCCAGCGCACCGTCGCCAACGGGTGGGGGAACGCAGACGTCGGAGGGACGTGGACCCGTAGCGGGGCCGCGGCCAACTTTGCCGTCGCGCCCGGCAAGGCCAGCATCGCGATGGCGGCGGGCAGCGGTCCGTCTGCCTACCTGAACGGCGTGTCCGCGCGCGACGTCGACCTCACTGCGACGCTGAGCTACGACAAGCCAGGCACCGGAGGCGGCGCGTACGCGTCGTTCATCGTGCGTGCCAACGGCACGTCCGACTACCGCACGACGATCCGCATGACGGCCACCGCCGTGACGGCCGACCTGAGGCGGAAGGTGGCCGGGGCGGAGACCGTCCTCGGCACGGCGACCATCCCGGGCGGTGCGCTGGCGGCCAACCAGTCGCTCAACATCAGGCTGCAGGCCGTCGGTGCCAACGCGACGACGCTGCGGGTGAAGGTGTGGCGCACAGGCACCGCCGAGCCGACGGCTTGGACGCTGTCGTTCAGCGACTCGAGCGCGGGGCTGCAGCAGGCGGGTTCCGTCGGCATCTACAGCTACCTGTCCGGGTCCGCGACGAACGGGCCGATCAAGGCGCAGTTCGGGGCGTTGTCGGTGACGCCCGCATAG